A stretch of the Methylacidiphilum caldifontis genome encodes the following:
- the cysD gene encoding sulfate adenylyltransferase subunit CysD yields the protein MQNLDNLESQSIYIFREARYAFKNLAMLWSMGKDSNVLLWLAKKAFCGHIPFPIVHIDTTYEFPEMLEFRSWAKQYYGFELIIKINHEAIARGVSYKTHDPVTVTHELKTVALKQALEEYKWDGLITGIRRDEDGVRAKERYFSPRNQSMEWEYKNQPPEFWNLFLDTLPNNGHVRIQPLLDWTELDIWLYIKRENIPIPPLYFSKNGKRFRSLGCWPITHPVNSQASTIDEIIEELYHTKTSERAGRAQDHAEPNAMQKLRAKGFL from the coding sequence ATGCAGAATTTAGACAACTTAGAATCTCAAAGTATTTATATTTTTCGTGAAGCTCGTTATGCTTTCAAAAACTTGGCAATGCTCTGGTCCATGGGAAAGGATTCCAATGTCCTTTTATGGCTAGCTAAGAAAGCTTTTTGTGGACATATTCCCTTTCCCATTGTCCATATTGATACCACCTATGAATTCCCAGAGATGCTTGAATTCCGCTCTTGGGCAAAACAATATTACGGCTTTGAGCTGATCATCAAGATCAACCATGAAGCGATTGCCCGAGGAGTCAGTTACAAGACCCATGATCCGGTAACCGTTACTCATGAACTTAAAACAGTTGCCTTAAAACAAGCTTTGGAAGAATATAAGTGGGATGGTCTCATTACGGGTATTCGCAGGGATGAAGATGGAGTGAGAGCAAAGGAGCGCTATTTTTCCCCAAGAAATCAATCGATGGAATGGGAATATAAAAACCAGCCTCCTGAATTTTGGAATCTTTTCTTGGATACTCTTCCCAACAATGGACATGTGAGAATACAACCACTGCTTGACTGGACTGAACTGGATATTTGGCTTTACATCAAAAGAGAAAATATCCCTATTCCTCCTCTTTATTTCTCAAAAAATGGAAAGCGATTCCGTTCACTGGGCTGTTGGCCAATAACACACCCGGTTAATAGTCAGGCTTCAACAATAGATGAAATTATCGAAGAACTTTACCACACCAAAACTTCTGAAAGAGCGGGAAGAGCCCAGGATCACGCGGA